The following coding sequences are from one Humulus lupulus chromosome X, drHumLupu1.1, whole genome shotgun sequence window:
- the LOC133805457 gene encoding cytosolic sulfotransferase 15-like, producing MNSMNHSTMIINQQNSNELHGYEDQNKEKESFLSQLPKTKGWLGSSSTLCLYQNFWCPPTIVPNIISFQEHFQALDQDIILASKPKSGTTWLKALLFSIINRANTTLSNTPLLSSNPHELVPFFEFNLYANNQKNPHLGSIPAPRLFSTHIPYDSLPKSITESQSRIVYICRNPLDTIVSHWHFANQIDEDDHLNHCSSKWSLEEFVEAYCNGVEVYGPFWSHFLGYWKQSVKNPQKVMFFKYEDLKKDTKTQVKRLAEFVGFPFSLEEETLGIVDEILEFCSLKNLKELDVNKHGKFMPYFENKSYFRKGEVGDWVNHLSSDMVEHVEKLIHEKLTSSGLIL from the coding sequence ATGAATTCAATGAATCATTCCACCATGATCATAAACCAACAAAATAGCAATGAGTTACATGGGTATGAAGATCAAAACAAGGAAAAAGAGTCGTTCCTTTCCCAACTCCCTAAAACCAAAGGATGGTTAGGTTCTTCTAGTACTCTTTGCTTGTACCAAAACTTTTGGTGTCCACCAACAATTGTTCCCAACATAATTTCATTCCAAGAACACTTCCAAGCTCTTGACCAAGACATAATTCTAGCCTCAAAGCCAAAATCAGGCACCACTTGGTTGAAAGCCCTTTTGTTCTCAATAATCAACCGAGCCAACACCACACTCTCTAACACTCCTTTGCTTAGTTCTAACCCTCATGAGCTTGTGCCTTTTTTTGAGTTTAATTTGTATGCAAATAACCAAAAAAATCCCCATCTAGGAAGCATTCCAGCCCCAAGACTATTCTCCACTCACATTCCCTATGATTCTTTACCAAAATCCATCACAGAGTCGCAATCTCGAATCGTCTACATTTGTCGAAACCCTCTTGATACCATTGTTTCCCATTGGCATTTTGCAAATCAAATTGATGAGGATGATCATCTCAACCATTGTTCTTCAAAGTGGAGTTTGGAGGAGTTTGTGGAAGCATATTGCAATGGTGTGGAGGTTTATGGGCCATTTTGGAGCCATTTTCTTGGATATTGGAAGCAAAGTGTAAAGAATCCTCAAAAGGTTATGTTTTTTAAGTATGAAGATTTGAAAAAGGACACTAAAACTCAAGTGAAAAGGTTGGCTGAGTTTGTAGGGTTTCCTTTTTCTTTGGAGGAAGAGACATTAGGGATTGTTGATGAAATATTGGAGTTTTGTAGTTTGAAGAATTTGAAGGAGTTGGATGTGAATAAACATGGAAAATTCATGccttattttgaaaataaaagcTATTTTAGGAAAGGAGAAGTGGGAGATTGGGTTAATCATCTTAGTTCAGACATGGTGGAGCATGTGGAAAAATTAATCCATGAGAAATTAACTTCTTCTGGTTTGATACTCTAA
- the LOC133804103 gene encoding uncharacterized protein LOC133804103 — MPKYLLPLTDHFPGRVTYRGNGYFKTIKDKFEELGLIERVKESPFKQFFMAEKLDFSASLMHQLMLRKIQCFKEDELHLHLGSRPCRFGRGEFALVTGLNFSSGPSETDLKKHLTSDRLIKEYFNDEETVKLMHLEAALKNCTIVEDAYKLGLCFFVEGVLLAREGKLNVWIDSLKMVEDTEYFFTYPWGKVSFNKLMDSCKKDMHHQKRNYEKKKEVKGKQKEAKYSLYGYVPALQYWAYEAIQQFAREYGINHGNQFPRMLSWSSNKERPISKADLAPMFKKTSPRPSEIDYYSALTEGDAPLYPGLGQEEEVETPTDFEKVAEIAAEVAKAANIFVDGPDDEDTPAPIDPTPSAPAPSVHPSPDQPDLREVLERLERVESRQDTILENQAVIMDVVNKILTFVQDLPNDSDSDSDSLDLPDDFVSHDIGTPPPIVLTANPETPGVAIIEPGDVVGVEFQLAKRKRRKPKKFEDYTDPTRKKARLDAIDDVPLVLDPLKKPLATQYRTVGKWLLGDIPNKTKRDVQSGVYGQSWFLTMKTPQFWIDDGHIDAAMHMLRRRRQFYPGAYRQDGVVMNIMFSQVVPARYDAYQTAKEADKKRFLWDSDVISMITGIDNQFLASWKGVDTVYWCQNYLQAHWFAVEASISTWTLNVYDSDVTVISDKQLQSFMKSWSTLFPSLLLQSQLFKDDPRLTIPPGAKRCKEFNVHRMPVDSVPQTKVSGDCGVYAIKHIEHLLGRLPLDTICDDNMELFRNKWTVDLWYQNVRH, encoded by the exons atgccgaagtatcttttacccttgacagatcactttcctggacgagtcacatataggggcaatggttactttaaaacaatcaaggacaagtttgaggagctcgggttgatagaaagggtgaaggaatccccattcaaacaatttttcatggCTGAGAAATTGGACTTCTCTGCATCTCTCATGCATCAATTAATGTTGCGCAAGATCCAGTGCTtcaaagaggatgagttgcatttacatttgggatctagaccctgcagatttggtagaggcgagtttgctttggttacggggttgaacttcagttccgggccatctgagactgatttgaagaaacacttgactagtgaccgcttaatcaaggagtactttaatgatgaagaaacagtgaagttaatgcatttggaggctgctttaaaaaactgcactatagttgaagatgcctacaagttgggcctatgtttctttgttgagggggttttacttgcacgagagggcaagttaaatgtctggatagattcgctgaagatggtggaggacactgagtacttctttacttacccatgggggaaggtgtcttttaacaagcttatggattcatgtaagaaagacatgcatcatcagaaaaggaactatgagaagaaaaaggaagttaaggggaaacagaaagaagcaaaatacagtttgtatggttatgtccctgcattgcagtattgggcatatgaagccatccagcagtttgcacgtgagtatggtattaaccatggaaaccagtttccgaggatgcttagttggtcgagcaataaggagcgtcctatttcgaaggccgaccttgcaccgatgttcaagaagacgagt ccccggccttcggagatagattattatagcgctctgacggagggtgatgctcccttgtatcccgggttgggccaagaagaagaggtagaaactcccactgattttgagaaggtggcggagatagctgctgaggttgcgaaggcagcaaatatttttgttgatggccctgatgatgaggataccCCAGCCCCCATCGACCCCACACCCTCGGCCCCAGCCCCATCGGTACACCCCAGTCCTGATCAACCTGATTTACGGgaggtgttggagaggttggagcgagtcgagagtcgtcaggataccatcctagagaaccaggcggtcatcatggatgttgtcaataagatcttgacattcgtacaagatcttccaaatgattctgattctgattccgactcacttgacctcccagatgattttgtctcacatgacataggcactcctcccccgatagtactcacagcaaatcctgagaccccaggtgttgctattatagaacctGGGGATGTTGTTGGTGTAGAGTTTCaattggccaagaggaaaagacgcaaacctaagaaatttgaagactacaccGACCCAACCAGAAAGAAAGCTCGTTTGGATGCGATTGATGACGTGCCATTAGTCCTCGACCCTCTAAAGAAGCCACTTGCTACACAGTACAGAACGGTCggcaagtggttgcttggagatATTCCGAACAAGACGAAGAGGGATGTCCAATCTGGTGTGTATGGTCAGAGTTGGTTTCTGACGATGAAGACACCACAGTTTTGGAtcgatgatggg catattgatgcggccatGCATATGCTACGTAGGCGTCGACAGTTCTATCCCGGGGCGTATCGGCAAGATGGtgttgtgatgaatattatgttctcacaagtggtaccggctcgttatgatgcatatcagactgccaaggaagcggataagaaaaggtttttgtgggattcagatgtgatatcaatgattacgggaattgacaatcaatttctggcatcgtggaagggagtagacactgtatattggtgccagaactaccttcaagcgcattggtttgcagttgaagcctccatttctacttggactctgaatgtttatgattcGGACGTGACCgtgataagtgataaacaactgcaatcttttatgaagtcatggtctactttgttcccatcgttgttattacagtcacaacttttcaaggacgaccctcggttgacgattccacctggagctaaaagatgcaaagagttcaatgtgcaccgcatgccagttgattcagtaccccaaaccaaagtcag tggagattgtggtgtgtacgccatcaagcacatcgaacacttattgggtaggctaccacttGACACGATTTGCGATGACAACATGGAGTTGTTCAGAAACAAATGGACAGTtgacttatggtatcagaatgttagacattga
- the LOC133803845 gene encoding transcription termination factor MTERF4, chloroplastic: MASTLLRGRRIITKILATSPRFPPKLCPVSQSNQNRCAQLPHIQNPSRVLQVCVFSTQFPEYEMPSVTWGVVQGRKEKLVSRVIICDYLKSLGIVTDELESLELPSTVEVMRERVEFIMRLGLTIDDINEYPLMLGCSVRKNLIPVLGYLEKIGIQRSKLGEFVKNYPQVLHASVVVELAPVIKSLRGLDVEKEDIGYVLMKYPEILGFKLEGTMSTSVAYLVSIGVNPRDIGPMVTQYPYFLGMRVGTMIKPLVDYLVSLGLPKKILSRMLEKRAYILGYDLEETVKPNVECLLSFGVRKEALASIIAQYPQIIGLPLKAKMSSQQYFFNLKLKIEPEGFAQVMEKMPQIISLNQNVILKPVEFLLGRGIPSPDVAKMVVKCPQLVALRVDRMKNSYYFFKSEMGRPLQELVEFPEYFTYSLESRIKPRYNRLQSKGIRTSLNWFLNCSDQRFEERLQGDYIEPERSGPSFCMGGKLELPGSEIVSDEEEESDNEVLYKRTVSL; encoded by the coding sequence ATGGCGAGCACACTATTGAGAGGAAGAAGAATCATCACCAAAATACTCGCCACAAGCCCAAGATTTCCACCAAAACTGTGCCCAGTTTCACAATCCAACCAAAACCGATGTGCCCAACTTCCCCATATCCAAAACCCTTCAAGGGTTTTGCAGGTCTGTGTGTTCTCAACTCAGTTTCCCGAGTACGAGATGCCCTCGGTAACTTGGGGTGTCGTTCAGGGACGCAAAGAGAAGCTTGTGTCTAGGGTCATTATATGTGATTACTTAAAGAGCTTAGGCATAGTTACTGATGAATTAGAGAGCTTGGAATTGCCCTCTACCGTTGAGGTCATGAGAGAGCGAGTTGAGTTCATTATGAGGTTAGGACTGACTATTGATGACATAAATGAGTACCCTTTAATGCTTGGATGTAGTGTGAGAAAGAATCTTATTCCTGTGTTGGGTTACTTGGAGAAGATTGGAATTCAGAGGTCAAAACTCGGTGAATTTGTTAAGAACTATCCTCAAGTGTTGCATGCTAGTGTTGTTGTTGAGCTTGCTCCTGTGATTAAGTCTCTTCGTGGACTTGATGTTGAGAAGGAAGATATTGGATATGTTTTGATGAAGTATCCTGAGATTCTTGGGTTTAAGCTTGAGGGGACAATGAGTACCTCAGTTGCTTATCTTGTAAGTATTGGTGTTAATCCTAGAGATATTGGTCCAATGGTCACCCAGTATCCTTATTTTTTAGGGATGAGAGTTGGGACAATGATCAAACCACTTGTTGATTACTTGGTTTCTTTGGGTTTGCCAAAGAAGATTTTATCCAGGATGTTGGAGAAGAGGGCATATATACTTGGTTATGATCTTGAAGAGACTGTTAAGCCCAATGTGGAATGTTTGCTGAGTTTTGGGGTTAGAAAAGAGGCACTTGCATCTATTATAGCTCAGTACCCTCAAATCATTGGGCTGCCTTTGAAAGCTAAGATGTCCTCACAACAGTATTTCTTCAATTTGAAGCTCAAGATTGAGCCTGAAGGTTTTGCTCAAGTGATGGAGAAGATGCCACAGATCATCAGCCTTAACCAAAATGTCATACTAAAACCGGTTGAGTTTCTTCTCGGACGGGGGATACCTTCCCCGGATGTAGCTAAGATGGTTGTGAAATGCCCACAGTTGGTTGCATTGCGAGTTGACCGAATGAAAAACAGCTATTACTTTTTCAAGAGTGAGATGGGGAGACCATTACAAGAGCTTGTGGAGTTCCCTGAATACTTCACTTACAGCTTGGAGTCCAGGATTAAACCTAGGTACAACAGGTTACAGAGCAAAGGTATTAGGACATCATTGAATTGGTTCTTGAATTGTAGTGACCAAAGATTTGAAGAGAGGTTACAAGGGGATTATATCGAACCAGAGAGATCAGGACCATCCTTTTGTATGGGTGGAAAATTAGAGCTACCTGGTAGTGAGATTGTGTCTGATGAGGAAGAAGAGAGTGACAATGAAGTACTTTACAAACGAACAGTTTCTCTTTGA